A single region of the Macrobrachium rosenbergii isolate ZJJX-2024 chromosome 5, ASM4041242v1, whole genome shotgun sequence genome encodes:
- the LOC136838918 gene encoding tigger transposable element-derived protein 1-like, whose amino-acid sequence MPGFKAYKERLTLLLGGNVAGYKLKPLMIYHSEIPRALKRIDKHMLPVHYHHNKKAWMTAMLFEDWFVHCFIPEVKDYCRENKILFKILSILNNAPSHPQNIGDIDESVKVVFLPPNTTSLIQPMDQGFVAMFKAYYLWNMFAQAVEATDNEEKDLRTFCKEFNVLNSILSTGKVWKEMRKRTKEEEEIEEEPE is encoded by the exons ATGCCTGggtttaaggcatacaaagagcgactgactcttctgcttggaggaaatgtggctgggtataaactTAAGCCACTTATGATTTATCACTCTGAAATTCCCAGGGCATTAAAGAGAATTGACAAGCATATGCTTCCTGTGCATTACCAtcataataagaaagcatggatgactgcaATGCTATTTGAAGACTGGTTTGTGCATTGCTTTATTCCAGAAGTTAAAGATTATTGTAGGGAAAACAAAATCCTCTTCAAAATTCTGTCGATTCTAAACAATGCTCCCAGCCACCCTCAGAACATCGGAGATATTGACGAGAGcgtaaaagttgtgtttctgccaccaaacacaacttctctcatacaacccatggatcagGGATTTGTGGCTATGTTCAAGGCCTATTATCTTTGGAACATGTTTGCTCAAGCTGTTGAGGCTACAgataatgaggagaaagatcTCAGAACTTTCTGCAAGGAATTCAATGTTCTGAACTCCATTCTGAGCACTGGAAAGGTgtggaaggag atgagaaaaagaacaaaagaggaagaagaaattgaagaggagCCAGAGTGA